cacgacaaattccagcttaatcagagaaagttttatacacgctttaaaaacagagttacgacggtgcagcaggcgcgtgcgtgtgcgttcaggctcggaacgaacaacgacgttaaccggcaactaacaacggatgcaaggtttcaaaactggtggcaacggagatgccgatgcaatgcagatgatgcgaatgatgcgatgatgatgcgacaaaataaaacagacacacgacgaaaacgaaaaggaaagggaatcttctggaacgtcggcatcgggctgtcacataaagcctttgggatagtgtggatacttgtttgtttgattgtgtgcaaaaacaaaaactttcacGTACAATGCGGAATTTCCATTATTTTTCGTGTCTAGCGATTTTAAAATATCTCCTTTCTCTCAAAGAGAGTGGAAAATTTTCACTTCCCTCAGTATAGAGTTTGTGGTGCATATGTCCACAAGGCACATATCATCTTTCATCAAATTGACTCCCGTAGAAATCTCTATATAGACATGAAGATTCTCAATATGAAAATCACTGTCAGATATATAGAATACATATAAATGCATTTGTACCAAAGTGTTGATAAAATATAtggtgatgaacaatatatgatgATAACAATACTTATGTCGTTGTTACAACATCATAAATGCACATAAATAAATATTAACCACTTAAGAGATTGAGGGACTACTCATAGTCTCCAAACATGTCGGTTGAGGCATATTCAACCGCATGTTCTCCATGCCCATAGGGTTCCATCATCACTGGTGATGTCGGGTTTAGGGTTGAAGTGAGCTTAAAACCTTTGCCCTTGGGGTTCATCGTGTCCCAGGAATTGATGATACAGAATAATCAGGTGCTGGGATCTGAATCAATATAGTGCCTTATGATGTATAAGACAACATTTTTCTGTTAGCGGTGTGATCCTGACCAGCAGTGAATCCTGAATTGCACACATTATCCCATGAGACACAAGAGCGATCATCATGTCCATGGCCCAGATAGGGCAGTGGTAACCATTGAGGGTGGATGCCTCGAATTCTATAGCCATATGTTACGTCTATGTGTAAACGAGAGATAATTAATTTACAATTAGTAAATTAAAGACCATCATGGTTGATGTTGTAATGAACTTAGCAAAATTAATGGGTATTTCAAAAAGTCGTCTTGAAACCACTAATGTGAATCTCAAATTGTCAAGTATGACACCTTGAAGATAATCTTCAAAATGGAGTAGATCTCGTAGCACTAAGGAGTATAATATGATGAAATTAGTACACACTCACTCGTAATACATTATGTCATGACTTAGGAAAATATGTGGGAGAACACTTTGTAAAGCAATCATAATGTCAAATATGACAAATGTTGGCTTAAACAGTAATGGTGATAATCTGCACACGAGTAGATCAACATACTACCTTGTGATCCCAAGCATCAATTTGAAGAAATCACTTTGAAATTTGCATGGTTATTTGCAATAAATTAAACTCAATTGCAAATAGATGTATTAATCTCGACATGTAGCGAATATGGAGATACATACATTCCAGAATACATAGTACTCAACTGGGAAACAATACTCAAGCTGAATTTATCTTTGCAATAGATTAAAAATCTGAATTGCAAATAGACGTAACTAATCTCGACACATGATAAACGTGGAAATATATTACATCATTTTCTGGAATACATCTTGGTACTCAACAGATATACACTACTATTGCAATGAATAgtaatgatgttgcaaacttgatgctcAAGTGAAAAACTTGAATTGTATAGACCTCAAATTAAACGAGATGATCTTGTATCAAGTTGCAAGATAATTAAGCAACATGAATTAATATTTTGCAAGAGAAAATTAATCTCAATTACAATGAGATTGTTTTGCGAGAGAAGAAAATTTTACAAATCAATACTCTAGGGGTACTGAATTTATCTTTGCAGGAGATAAAAAAATCTCAATTTGCTAAGAAGTAGATGTAATTAATGTCGACATGTGGCAAACATGAAAATGTATTACATCATTTTAACATCTGGAATACACCTTGATACTCAACACAAAAACAATGCTGAATTATATGTACTGAATTTAGCAGACTAACACATGAATGAAATCATTGCTAGAACTACTTTAGTGCTCCCTCTGtacactaatataagagtgtttagattactaaaataaTGTTGTAAACTACTAAAATAATGttgtaaacgctcttatattagtttacggtgggagtagaaaacaaggaaaaaaatgaaaatcctGCTCAGGCCGGCCCACAGCCGAGCGAAGCAGCCAGGCGCCTAGACCTGGGCCGCCATGGCCTTTGGCCGACCCAGTCTAGCCAACACCGCATAAGAGGAGGGAGGGGGTGGAGCGGTTACGGGATAAGGTCAAAAACCTCCCCACCACCCCGATCCCCACTCCCACAGTCCCACCCAGCGGAACCAACGGGAGGATTGCCCCCCGCCGCCTGACCTTGCATCTCTGGGGATCACCGGCGCAACACCGACGAGGTATCCTCTCCAAGaggagacgacgatgacaacgcccCCATGGGGTCCTTGCGGCGGAGCACGGGGAGCGCGGCCGCGGCCACGGCCACGCGAGGGTGCAGGCGGTGAGGCCATGTCGCGGGCGGCGACCGGGCAGATGGGTGTGGCGCTGTCGGGCGAGCCGGCGCGGTGGACGGGCGTAGCGGACGGGCACAACCACGGCCAGTTGCGGCCGCGAGACCACAATGCGGGCACCGTGACGAGGCCCCGGCATGGGCGCGGGCGCGACGCACAGCCGGGTGCGGGTGCGGCGCTGCTGGGCGGTGGCCACTTGAGGCCTGGCGACCGCGGATGGGGAGCGCCCGTAGGCATAGGGCGCGGCCCAGGGAGACGGTTGGGCGGACGCGCGTTGGGCGCGACGCAGGTGATCGCGTCCTGCGGCGTGAAGGTCCGCATCCAACGTCATCGGTAGCCACATCTCATGTGTGGCTTCGTCCGACAAGGAGGGGCTTCTGCGGGATGCCAGGGCCCGAGAAGTTGGGTCGTCGCCGCTTCCATCGGCGGTCGTGCCACTGGAGGACTGGCCACGCGGAGGCGACGCCCGTGGTCGCGATGCGGCGGAGGGAGGCCTTGATCCAGACGCAACGATCCCTCGAAGCCATGGGCTTGCTCGGGCGTCTGCGACTTGTTATCTTCTTACCTGTTCTTACCTTTTACTAATAACGTTTTAGAATGTAAAATTGAACGAAAGAGCAAGGGAGAGCAAATGGTCCAATAGATTGTTTATTTCATTGAAGATCACAATATATATACAAGATAACGAACGCGAATGGAAAGGTGTGTCCGTTCGTAAGTGTGAGGGGGAGCATCGTGACAGTTGAAGCAACTGCACGAGATATTATACAAGGAGGATTATCcctttaattaacataattaattTAATCCTAACAGATATCCCATCTTCAACTAGTTAGTACTACAAAAAAGGTAAAACTCTGGGCACCAAAGACAAACAGCAGAAAACTGAGGCCCTGACAGTGCTGTCCGGGACACACGACATTGAAGCAACTATGAGGCATGTAGCCGTGCTTCTCTAATTAACTGCCGTAATGCACACACAGCCTGACACAAAAAGAACAGGTGCATCTTCAAATTTTCCACGAAGTGAAAGCAAAGATGAAACAAACGTCGAGATAGTTGTCGTAAAAAAAACACATGTGAACAAATTGCATGGGCGCGTTGGTCTTTTTTCTTTGAATTGAGGTGTCGGCGTTGGAGTCtcttcaaaaaaaaaaagagagagaaacggTGAACGAATCGACCGTTGGTGACGAGTGTCTACAATGTTCGGCTGACCCGTGGGCCCCGTCCGGCTGTGCGGTAAGTCCACCAAGGGGGCAAGAGAGAAGAAGGGAGGAAAGGAAAAGCTTCTCCTGGCTCACTCGCCTGCTTTTCCCTTATCCCCCTCCTCCCCTTCCGAGaccccccaccgccgcccccctctgcGCGCCATGGACGCGGCGCCGTCGCCagaccccaccgccgccaccgacGACTACGGCCGCCAACGCCGCCCAGGTAATCTACTCCCCATCCTTCTTCCCCATCCAGACCTCGTCCGCGTTGTCGAGCAGCATCAGGGTCGGGGGTTCTGCGAGCAGCATCAGGGTCGGGGGTTCTGCAAGCAGCATCCGCGTCTCGGTTCCTCATTCTGATACGTTTCCTCCGATTTCTCCCCCAGCTCGTTCGCCTTCGCCCGGCACGCCCGCCACGGATCAGGGAGACGGCAGCGGCGGGGAGGGCAAGCAGCCTACGCGCGCTGAGGCGGGCCGCGTCGCCGCCATCGCCATGGGACCCTCGCCGTCGCCGGGATCcacagtctcctcctcccacgacGACGACGGCCGCCACCAAGGTATTTACCCAGTCGCATCCTGCTTCCTCCCCGCCTCCTCGCGTTCAGTTCATCCCCTCCTTCGGACCTCACCTGTGCTCCGGTTTGATTCGATTTAGCAGCCCTCCTTTCCCCTCCGCTCAGCACGCCCACCCCGGGGCCACAAGACGGCGGCAGCAACAGTCTGATGCGCCCCGTGCTCGCGCTGTCGCTCTCGGTGGCGGGGCGAACCACCGTTATCTGTAATGCAGCCAGCAGCTATGCGCGGCGCATCGCTGTCATCACATGGGCCTGTCACTTTGGTGAGAAGATCCACATGTAGTTTGGCCGTACAGATAGCCAGAGTCAGAGTCCGTACTTGGTGGCTTATTGCACTATTTATGCGTATCCACGTTAACCGAGTCACGAGTACTGAATTTCTTTCTAACAACATGCTGTCATATTCGTAAGTTCCTTGATGCGAACGAGTTTTAGAGATAGTCACAGGCGCCATGAGTTATCCCCTTCATTACTAACAAAAACTGTAATGAAGGGGATAACTCATGCGCCTGTGACTATCTCCTAAAACTCCTTCGCATCGAGGAACTTATGAGTTATCTCCTTCATTACTAACAAAAACTGTAATGAAGGGGATAATTCATGGCGCCTGTGACTATCTCCTAAAACTCCTTCGCATCGAGGAACTTACGAATATCTGGCAACATATTGTTAGAAGGAAATTCAGTACCCATGACTCTGTTAATGTCGATATGTATGAAGAGTGCAATAAGCCACCAAGTGCGGACTCTGCCTATCTGTACGACCAAGTTACATGTGGGTCATCTGACCAAAGTGGAAGACCCAACAAGAAGAGGAAGGAATACCATAgcgagaggaagatgaagacggaGATAGCAGTGGTCAAGACAATGATGACCCTTCAGCTCCAAAGAGGCCAAAAGTTGTTTGGTCAGTTGAACTGCATCGGAAATTTGTTGCTGCTGTCAACCATCTTGGAATTGACAGTAAGAACTTACCAGTACCTTCCTTCTTTGTTGCTCCTTTTTTCTGTAGCCACTCATGTTGCTCACTATTCTTATTGATGCAGAAGATGTGCCGAAAAGGATACTCAAGCTCATGAATGTTTAGAAACTCACTAGGGAAAATGTTGCGATTCACCCACAGGCAAGCCACTTAATTTCCTTTCTTGTAGTTATTAGTAGATCAATACCATGTGCGTTCCATACTTGCCGAGCGTTATCTGTACTGCAGCCAGCACCTAGGCATTCAGAGATAGTAGTGCATAGAAAAAAATATTATAACTAAGATATTTTCTTTGGCTGTGTGTGGCTCTAGACATTGTATATTCCGCAACTTTTATTAAGTTTTTAATGCAAATGATACAGGTTAGTAGCATATATTATATGCTGTCCGATTAACAGTATTAAAGTTGATCTGAAAGAAAGCATTTTGTCGCAGCTACTCACAAGGAGGATCCACGGTCTCCTCCTCCCACGACGACGATGGCCGCCACCAAGGTATTTACCCAACCCAACCGCATTGTGACCGTCTTGGACTTTTGTCCGTCTCCGTCATGTCTCCGAGCAAGCCCGATCTTATACAGTTTGATCTGCTAGAACGGAATTTCAGTAGCTCCTCCTTCCAGCTGAATGCAAATGCCTGTCTTAGTCGATTGTAGCTCTGTAATTCTAGGCTAATGTAATGAACTTTGGTGACAGACAGATCGGAATCAACCCTCACCTTAATATTACTAATCTAGTCCAACACACATAATGGTGAAATCTTTACAGAGTCTTGACCAAGCCAAAGAAAATTATAGATAGATACTAGTAAGATTTGCATAAGATCGATACAGTATGTGCACTTCCTTTGCTCATGTCGTTGgatgaaagaaagaaaaatggcAAGATAATACTAATACATGAAGGAACACTGAACTAAGCCTTGGACTTTTGTCCGTCTCCGTCATGCCTCCAAGCAAGCCTCGCTGTGCTAGATCACAATCCAGAGCCATTCGCTTCTTCATCCTGCAACCCTTCACCGTGGATATCCTATCCAGTCCGTCGAAAGAGGTAGAGTTACCGTGGCCGCCTGTGCCACAACGTCGTTGCGTTGAAAGGGGTAGACTATTGAGCAGAATACTCACTGCTGAGtggttgccgctactgctgtaccTTGCCGGGAGGTAGCTGCTGGCGTCAAAATCCACCGGAGTGTTGCCGTCGCCTGCCACTAGAACATCGCCGTTGGACTGCCACCGGAGCGCCGCCATCTCCCGTGTGTGCGACCGCGAAAGAGAGAGAGGAACTGTGAACGGGAGATGGGGATCAAGACCTCCCGTACATGGTCAATTGGGTGCAAAGGGCAATTTAGGAATTTCCTCGTGGGGTCCTACCTGACAGGTCATTAACTTCTTGTTACTGTTTATAGGTCATTAACTGAAGTATCTGAAGCCAGAGTTCAGGTGTCACCCCAGGATACATGTTATGGTTTGAATGATAGTCTGGTATCAATCACAGTATCTTTGGACAAGCAGCTGCAAGCAATATTTCTGATACTGTTCATGTTGCTAGAAAATGTCAACTACACGTTTACATACACAGTTGCTCTAGTTCGTGCCTCTCCTTTAATCtgagtttttttttttgcatgcatagctggCCCGTTTAACAAATCTTCTTAATATATAATTGGCTTGTTCAACGCTGACTTTGTCTCTTTTTGCTTaatatatcatcatcatcatttaggGACCTTACtatttatttttcatatataatactGGATGCAAACCATGTCCTGTTGATGCCCAGTTAACCAACTGAACCATTTTCTTCTTGGATTTCTCCAGCCTGACACGTCCATCCGATCACCTGATGAAGATGGCCGCGGCGTACTAGGGATTCTCACCATTGGTGTCGCGGACGAGCACGTGGGCGCTGTCATCAGCCGTGCTGGGAGGACCATCAAGGAGATCGAACAGGTGTGCATATCTGAATATATTGCCCATATCATCGAAACGCAACCATCAACTTCTCGCCTAGATGGGTCGCTTAAATGAGACGCGATTCTCGTTGAGTCAGTTATTTTTAGATCAAAGGAGCTTCCAGGCCCCCATTTTCATTAAGAAAATAGTGTTTTTAGAAGAAGCAATAACAG
This genomic stretch from Hordeum vulgare subsp. vulgare chromosome 6H, MorexV3_pseudomolecules_assembly, whole genome shotgun sequence harbors:
- the LOC123402898 gene encoding uncharacterized protein LOC123402898, whose amino-acid sequence is MTTPPWGPCGGARGARPRPRPREGAGGEAMSRAATGQMGVALSGEPARWTGVADGHNHGQLRPRDHNAGTVTRPRHGRGRDAQPGAGAALLGGGHLRPGDRGWGAPVGIGRGPGRRLGGRALGATQVIASCGVKVRIQRHR
- the LOC123405603 gene encoding uncharacterized protein LOC123405603, whose amino-acid sequence is MDAAPSPDPTAATDDYGRQRRPGNLLPILLPHPDLVRVVEQHQGRGIRVSVPHSDTFPPISPPARSPSPGTPATDQGDGSGGEGKQPTRAEAGRVAAIAMGPSPSPGSTVSSSHDDDGRHQAALLSPPLSTPTPGPQDGGSNSLMRPVLALSLSVAGRTTVICNAASSYARRIAVITWACHFGEKIHM